A single genomic interval of Aureliella helgolandensis harbors:
- a CDS encoding DUF1579 domain-containing protein, with protein sequence MFAKPQSEHRWLDQLVGNWDFEHVCQTPDGTKSSTLGQMRCRSLGGMWLVCESNGESEGSEAWSSILTVGFDPALNQYVGTFIASMMANIWHYRGVLEAKNNRLPLESQGPAFDGTGTCNYRDTIAIIDRDHWLFTSEMQLEDTTWQQFMSGNHIRS encoded by the coding sequence ATGTTCGCTAAACCACAATCAGAACATCGTTGGCTAGACCAGCTCGTTGGCAATTGGGATTTTGAGCACGTCTGCCAAACGCCCGACGGAACTAAATCTTCCACTCTGGGCCAAATGCGGTGTCGATCGCTTGGTGGCATGTGGCTAGTCTGCGAGAGCAATGGTGAATCGGAAGGAAGTGAAGCTTGGTCGTCGATCTTGACCGTCGGATTTGATCCAGCCCTCAATCAATACGTTGGTACTTTCATCGCTTCCATGATGGCCAATATTTGGCACTACCGAGGAGTGCTCGAGGCGAAGAACAATCGACTCCCTCTCGAATCGCAAGGTCCCGCTTTCGATGGTACCGGGACGTGCAACTACCGCGATACAATTGCAATCATCGATCGCGACCACTGGCTTTTCACGAGCGAAATGCAGTTGGAGGATACCACTTGGCAGCAGTTCATGAGCGGGAATCATATCCGGAGCTAA
- a CDS encoding VOC family protein — MQIKQAITPFLSYVDRAEEAAKFYTSTLPNSKILRTLANPMNGSVLTVEFELAGMKFVALNAGQDWKFTEAISLSISCNSQHELDLLWTQLSADGGREVSCGWLQDKFGMFWQIVPVQLQQWLESGEPLKIQRMFESLWQMKKLDIAALQQAFAGSD; from the coding sequence ATGCAAATTAAGCAAGCCATCACACCTTTCTTGTCCTACGTCGATCGTGCCGAAGAGGCCGCGAAGTTCTACACTTCAACTCTGCCGAACTCAAAAATCCTTCGTACGCTTGCGAATCCGATGAATGGTTCGGTGTTGACCGTTGAGTTCGAACTCGCTGGCATGAAGTTCGTTGCGCTCAACGCAGGTCAAGATTGGAAATTCACTGAAGCAATCTCCTTGTCAATCTCTTGCAACAGCCAACACGAACTCGACTTGCTTTGGACTCAGCTCAGCGCTGACGGTGGACGCGAAGTTTCCTGCGGATGGCTGCAAGACAAATTCGGCATGTTCTGGCAGATCGTACCAGTTCAGCTACAACAGTGGCTGGAGAGTGGTGAGCCGCTTAAAATCCAACGTATGTTCGAGTCTCTATGGCAGATGAAGAAGCTGGACATCGCTGCGCTGCAACAAGCGTTTGCAGGTAGCGATTAA
- a CDS encoding YciI family protein, with protein MKVMVLVKATQSSEAGEMPSEQLLSDMGKFNQKLVDAGVLRAGEGLKPSSEGVRIHFSGSTRRVTEGPFAETKELIAGYWVWEVDSMEDAIAWGKRCPNPMLEDSDIEIRKVFEMTDFAGSDPSGAVVNQEDGLRSRLATQNAVVQPYLFFGGRCEEALAFYQQAAGAKVIMAMRFDESPDAVPEGMLQAGFEKKIMHASFQVGSTTIMASDGCDDRTAFSGFRLTLLVPTEADADLVFQGLADGGKIEMPLATTFWSPRYGTLTDKFGVGWMVMVPGAPQ; from the coding sequence ATGAAAGTCATGGTCCTAGTGAAAGCGACTCAAAGTTCAGAAGCTGGCGAAATGCCTAGCGAACAACTGCTGAGCGACATGGGGAAATTCAACCAGAAACTGGTCGATGCCGGCGTACTCCGGGCTGGAGAAGGCCTGAAACCCAGCTCGGAAGGTGTCCGTATCCATTTTTCGGGCAGCACTCGCAGGGTCACCGAAGGACCGTTTGCGGAAACGAAGGAACTCATCGCTGGCTATTGGGTATGGGAAGTTGATTCCATGGAGGATGCGATTGCATGGGGCAAACGTTGTCCCAACCCCATGCTGGAGGATTCCGACATTGAGATCCGCAAAGTCTTTGAGATGACAGACTTCGCGGGAAGCGATCCCTCGGGCGCTGTCGTGAACCAAGAAGATGGCTTGCGTTCGCGTCTTGCGACGCAGAATGCCGTCGTGCAACCGTATCTCTTCTTTGGCGGTCGCTGCGAGGAGGCACTGGCCTTCTACCAACAGGCAGCTGGCGCTAAAGTCATCATGGCAATGCGTTTCGACGAAAGTCCCGATGCCGTGCCTGAAGGCATGCTACAAGCGGGATTCGAAAAGAAGATAATGCATGCGTCCTTCCAAGTCGGCTCTACGACAATCATGGCATCCGACGGTTGCGACGATCGAACGGCGTTTAGTGGTTTTCGTCTGACGCTATTGGTTCCAACCGAAGCCGACGCTGACCTGGTGTTCCAAGGCCTCGCAGATGGAGGAAAAATTGAAATGCCACTTGCCACGACATTCTGGTCCCCTCGGTATGGCACGCTGACGGACAAGTTTGGCGTGGGTTGGATGGTGATGGTTCCAGGTGCACCTCAATAA
- a CDS encoding RNA polymerase sigma factor, with translation MIPSPPETRASLILRLPNAADVAAWDELIEIYGPLVFRLGIRSGLQAADADDLVQEVFAAIARSVSDWLERADRGRFRAWLFRIARNTAVNQLTRRATRTWGTGGNEATQRLAEVPQSLSDLPSEFDLEYRREVFSWAAAKVRDCVSVTTWQAFWMTHVEGVSIPVAARRLGITVGTVYVARSRVMNRLQELVKQREVVE, from the coding sequence ATGATACCCAGTCCTCCCGAAACGCGAGCAAGTCTGATTCTGCGGTTGCCGAACGCGGCGGATGTGGCGGCCTGGGATGAATTGATCGAGATCTACGGCCCTCTGGTGTTTCGGCTAGGGATTCGAAGCGGGTTGCAGGCGGCTGATGCGGACGATCTGGTGCAGGAGGTGTTTGCTGCCATTGCTCGCTCGGTGTCGGACTGGCTGGAGCGGGCGGATCGAGGCCGATTTCGGGCCTGGCTGTTTCGGATTGCACGAAACACGGCAGTCAATCAGCTGACGCGGCGCGCCACGCGGACATGGGGAACTGGAGGCAATGAAGCAACTCAGCGGCTGGCTGAGGTTCCGCAGTCGCTATCGGATTTGCCTAGTGAGTTTGATCTTGAATACCGCCGCGAGGTTTTCTCGTGGGCCGCTGCCAAAGTCCGTGATTGCGTATCCGTCACCACGTGGCAAGCATTCTGGATGACGCATGTCGAAGGAGTTTCCATTCCAGTTGCTGCTAGGCGGCTGGGAATTACGGTCGGCACGGTCTATGTCGCTCGAAGTCGCGTGATGAATCGATTGCAGGAATTGGTCAAGCAACGTGAGGTGGTAGAATGA
- a CDS encoding DoxX family protein — translation MSSSNRLRVAGWVLSTLVAVFLIFASAMGKFTEWEGKTEMFAHMGWTEKVLFNVGILEVAITILFLIPRTSFLGAILLTAYLGGAVGVHVRIEEPSFFPVVLGVIVWVALGLRQPVIFRLAFGSPLTNPTAGSTSSAN, via the coding sequence TTGTCCTCATCGAATCGGTTACGAGTAGCCGGCTGGGTGCTAAGCACGCTGGTCGCAGTATTCTTAATTTTTGCGAGCGCCATGGGAAAATTCACCGAATGGGAGGGCAAAACCGAAATGTTCGCCCACATGGGTTGGACGGAAAAAGTCTTGTTCAATGTCGGGATACTCGAGGTCGCCATTACCATCTTATTCTTGATTCCACGTACTTCGTTCCTGGGTGCCATTCTCCTCACCGCCTACTTGGGAGGAGCCGTCGGCGTCCATGTGCGGATTGAAGAGCCCTCCTTCTTCCCGGTCGTCCTGGGAGTTATCGTTTGGGTCGCACTGGGCTTGCGGCAACCGGTAATTTTTCGACTTGCCTTCGGCTCACCGCTTACGAATCCTACAGCGGGTTCCACCTCCTCTGCAAACTAA
- a CDS encoding YciI family protein, whose amino-acid sequence MKYMLLIYGKESNWTEDERKECMLDSMGICEELEREGKWIASSPLHSVTTATSVRVVDGQRQITDGPFAETTEQLGGYYIIDVGNLDEAIEIAARLPPAKKGTVEIRPLFPLPAPPA is encoded by the coding sequence ATGAAATACATGCTACTAATCTATGGTAAGGAAAGTAATTGGACGGAAGACGAACGCAAGGAATGTATGCTCGATTCGATGGGCATCTGTGAGGAGCTAGAGAGGGAGGGAAAGTGGATTGCCTCCTCTCCTCTCCATTCAGTGACTACAGCGACTAGCGTTCGAGTGGTGGACGGGCAGCGTCAGATCACCGATGGACCATTCGCAGAAACGACGGAACAACTCGGCGGTTACTACATCATCGACGTAGGAAATCTTGATGAAGCTATCGAGATTGCAGCTAGACTGCCTCCTGCCAAAAAGGGAACTGTCGAGATTCGCCCACTTTTCCCATTGCCAGCCCCCCCCGCCTAA
- a CDS encoding serine/threonine-protein kinase, with protein sequence MNQTNTPCDDRLLHSLLQAQEDSEPYLRASRHVDHCARCQLRLEELAAAPAFWSDAGAILASTGHPLAHEDVADVENPCYRSERKRYPTAWTDSMAQQLLSPPSHPEMLGRIGRYEVERLIGWGGMGVVFKAFDTELNRPVAIKVLAPFLAGSGAARKRFAREARAAAAVVHEHVVAIHNVETDGESPFLVMPLVVGESLQQRIDREGPLELCELLRIATQTAAGLAAAHAQGLVHRDVKPSNILLEQGVERTLLTDFGLARASDDASLTHSGYHPGTPQYMSPEQARGESIDARSDLFSLGSVIYAMSTGHPPFRAETTYGILRRITDNEPRSLREVSAAIPTWLEGIVRKLLAKDLSDRFQTAEEVAELLEQCLAHVQQPTAVSLPERCQKLLGHTVEVNESNQRNFSTALRPIQQRWNAISNTWRVGGIVAGVGVLGLVSLLSVQERSLEQLRGEPPDSGAAQFSNASAAISNAVDPAESPALWDQTSHELRHFSDDLTLFEARSQHLWDEMPTVAKE encoded by the coding sequence ATGAATCAGACGAATACCCCTTGTGATGATCGCCTATTGCATTCGCTGTTGCAGGCTCAGGAGGATAGCGAACCGTATCTTCGAGCATCACGCCATGTGGACCATTGTGCCCGCTGTCAATTGCGACTGGAAGAACTCGCCGCTGCGCCAGCCTTTTGGTCGGATGCGGGCGCAATTTTGGCGTCGACCGGACATCCACTTGCTCACGAAGATGTAGCTGATGTCGAAAACCCTTGCTACCGGTCTGAGCGAAAGCGTTACCCGACGGCCTGGACTGACTCCATGGCTCAGCAACTGCTGTCGCCGCCATCGCATCCAGAGATGTTGGGCCGCATCGGCCGCTATGAAGTCGAACGGCTGATCGGCTGGGGCGGTATGGGGGTCGTTTTCAAAGCCTTTGACACAGAGCTGAACCGTCCCGTAGCCATCAAGGTTCTCGCACCGTTCCTGGCTGGCAGCGGCGCGGCGCGAAAGCGGTTCGCTCGCGAAGCTCGAGCGGCCGCTGCCGTTGTGCACGAGCATGTTGTGGCGATTCACAATGTCGAAACTGACGGAGAGTCCCCGTTTCTGGTGATGCCCTTGGTGGTGGGGGAGTCGTTGCAGCAACGCATCGACCGCGAGGGGCCACTGGAGCTCTGCGAGCTGCTGCGCATTGCCACGCAGACCGCAGCGGGACTGGCGGCGGCCCACGCTCAAGGTTTGGTCCATCGTGACGTGAAGCCCTCGAATATCTTGTTGGAACAGGGGGTGGAACGCACGCTACTGACCGATTTTGGGCTGGCTCGAGCCAGTGACGACGCCAGTTTAACTCATAGCGGCTACCATCCTGGTACTCCGCAGTACATGTCACCCGAACAGGCGCGTGGTGAATCGATTGACGCACGCAGCGATCTGTTCAGCCTGGGAAGTGTCATCTATGCCATGAGCACCGGGCATCCTCCGTTCCGCGCCGAAACTACTTACGGGATTTTGCGGCGCATTACGGACAACGAACCTCGCAGTCTCCGGGAAGTTAGCGCTGCAATTCCTACATGGCTGGAAGGCATCGTACGGAAGCTGCTTGCCAAGGATCTGTCCGACCGATTTCAAACCGCCGAAGAGGTCGCCGAACTGTTAGAGCAATGCCTTGCTCATGTTCAGCAGCCAACTGCAGTGTCACTGCCCGAACGCTGTCAAAAACTTCTAGGTCACACTGTGGAAGTGAATGAATCCAACCAAAGGAACTTTTCCACCGCCTTGCGGCCGATTCAACAGCGATGGAATGCCATTTCCAATACTTGGCGTGTGGGGGGGATCGTGGCCGGCGTTGGTGTCTTGGGCCTGGTCAGCTTGCTGAGTGTTCAAGAACGAAGTCTGGAGCAATTGCGCGGTGAACCGCCAGATAGCGGCGCAGCTCAGTTTAGCAACGCCTCTGCGGCGATTTCAAATGCCGTTGATCCCGCCGAATCTCCAGCCCTGTGGGATCAGACCAGCCATGAGCTCCGTCACTTCAGCGACGATCTAACCCTGTTCGAAGCCCGTTCACAACACCTGTGGGATGAAATGCCCACTGTAGCGAAGGAGTAA
- a CDS encoding VOC family protein, protein MSNTLNRNPVGWFEIYVQDMKRSREFYERVLDIELTRLESPQPEFEMFAFPMQMEAGGASGALAKMDGVSSGGNSTLVYFSCADCAVEAARVEVAGGKIQKPKMSIGQYGFVALAVDTEGNMLGLHSIN, encoded by the coding sequence ATGAGCAATACGCTGAACCGCAACCCGGTTGGATGGTTTGAAATCTACGTACAGGACATGAAGCGGTCGAGAGAGTTTTATGAAAGAGTATTGGACATTGAGCTAACACGGTTAGAGTCCCCCCAGCCCGAATTTGAGATGTTTGCTTTCCCGATGCAAATGGAGGCTGGTGGTGCATCTGGGGCACTCGCGAAAATGGACGGTGTTTCGTCAGGCGGCAATAGTACGCTGGTCTATTTCTCTTGTGCTGACTGTGCCGTCGAAGCTGCCAGAGTCGAAGTAGCAGGGGGGAAAATTCAAAAGCCGAAGATGTCGATCGGTCAGTATGGCTTTGTGGCCTTGGCAGTAGATACCGAGGGCAATATGCTCGGCCTGCATTCGATAAATTAG
- a CDS encoding SRPBCC domain-containing protein yields the protein MPGEMPIAVTLQKVLCGTELEVIQQGIPAAIPTEFCYLGWQESLQMLAQLVEPEIPDGG from the coding sequence ATGCCTGGTGAGATGCCAATCGCAGTTACACTGCAGAAAGTCCTCTGCGGCACCGAGCTCGAGGTAATACAACAAGGAATTCCGGCCGCAATTCCAACAGAATTTTGCTACCTAGGCTGGCAGGAATCACTGCAAATGCTCGCTCAGCTCGTCGAGCCGGAGATTCCCGACGGTGGTTAG
- a CDS encoding coiled-coil domain-containing protein has translation MKRCHRKWRIGSVGMSLLLASTAGLMFAQESSQSPTAPAPAAATDAVLSNTAGNSDLMEPAENSVTVIQNGEIQNLEVIREVAAPEEKASESRPNEIPRVGQSVTFGARVSYGAGIPQEQLDKLITILRVLNIPKAAFHQNQDETDSTVVIQCPADATWRRVRIITQALEKLDGFKVDVRVAADGGLVTSTQVGADAEYTAMPAEGSKVAASGLTLQSGVESKSKITLPESSLMGGMVLAEDELSVRTFSSSDSAPMGAFSLPMGLPSEAIPGKKWVTSDSVIIAIADDGSRIFCYCEKHPHWVEQRLEPLADAEIVPVVDGHSAAVMYGNYCFAYSTSQGAWDTLELPTNEVAVPNVSDDSVVVHSAAKGDFVFKNSWGRWFSGEEIMNGKVVDYIATRPAVTSQATSIVEINTNDLSASSGPAESGLTKFTDNLQSRRAIDSSATSVDESQLFSVHFVFSRDEEDVDQLRQTYARLNATARDIASSLHEPQTKPNLARKLNAQLRDAVQQAFETRQKLQRVELAEFARRLKGLQASIELRDEISQQIVERRVAELLDPNLKWEETATVDKDTSARELSGNAESQSSMQLEGESAVAERAETEEVSVEAATLTPAPAAGGLEQELDIRGDFVRPQSRLRLVLGKLPEELHDLLAQQAERVQQLRAHVRRYEARIAQKVDLEESRRSLSAVQDQLEEQTRRQKLAWHGFMEQIELLSIALERDHVRLENAAEELNETKQLYDEGVRGRDELRAAEIALLDARVAMQESEAWLGLYHHAGQGLDPAEAEADTETATETGAELETEAEVDVVSAADLQAEEED, from the coding sequence ATGAAGCGTTGTCATCGCAAATGGCGTATTGGCTCGGTAGGGATGTCCCTACTGTTGGCCAGTACCGCCGGACTTATGTTTGCCCAGGAATCATCCCAAAGTCCTACCGCGCCTGCTCCCGCTGCAGCCACTGATGCAGTATTGAGTAACACGGCGGGGAATTCCGATCTGATGGAGCCGGCCGAAAACTCTGTCACAGTGATTCAGAATGGAGAGATTCAGAATTTAGAGGTGATTCGCGAGGTCGCTGCGCCAGAAGAGAAGGCCTCGGAGTCGAGACCGAACGAGATCCCACGCGTTGGACAGTCGGTTACCTTCGGAGCCCGAGTGAGCTATGGGGCTGGCATTCCGCAGGAGCAGTTGGATAAGCTCATTACAATACTCAGGGTTCTCAACATCCCCAAAGCCGCCTTCCATCAGAATCAAGACGAAACGGATAGCACCGTGGTAATTCAGTGCCCGGCAGACGCGACTTGGCGCAGAGTGCGCATCATCACCCAAGCACTAGAAAAACTGGACGGCTTCAAGGTCGATGTGCGAGTCGCGGCCGACGGCGGTCTGGTCACGTCGACGCAGGTCGGTGCGGATGCAGAATACACAGCAATGCCAGCAGAGGGAAGTAAAGTCGCAGCCTCGGGATTAACGTTGCAGAGCGGTGTGGAGAGCAAATCTAAGATCACTCTTCCGGAAAGTTCACTTATGGGAGGGATGGTGCTCGCTGAAGATGAGTTGTCTGTCCGCACGTTTTCATCTTCAGACTCCGCTCCCATGGGCGCATTTTCACTCCCAATGGGGCTTCCCTCGGAAGCGATTCCTGGCAAGAAGTGGGTGACCAGTGATTCTGTAATCATCGCGATTGCCGACGATGGTTCGCGGATCTTCTGCTACTGTGAAAAGCACCCGCATTGGGTTGAACAACGCTTAGAACCGCTGGCAGATGCAGAGATAGTACCGGTCGTTGACGGACACTCGGCGGCCGTTATGTACGGAAATTACTGCTTTGCCTACAGCACCTCGCAAGGGGCATGGGATACGCTGGAATTACCCACTAACGAGGTAGCTGTTCCGAACGTTAGTGACGACAGCGTTGTTGTGCACTCAGCGGCCAAGGGCGATTTTGTATTCAAGAACTCCTGGGGCAGATGGTTCTCAGGTGAAGAAATAATGAACGGCAAGGTCGTTGATTATATTGCGACCCGGCCTGCGGTAACGAGCCAAGCGACGTCTATCGTAGAAATCAATACCAACGACTTGTCGGCGAGTTCGGGCCCCGCTGAATCCGGATTGACGAAATTCACCGACAACCTCCAATCGCGTCGTGCGATTGATTCTTCCGCAACATCCGTTGATGAATCGCAACTCTTTAGTGTGCACTTCGTGTTTAGTCGCGACGAGGAAGACGTTGATCAGCTTCGCCAAACCTATGCTCGCCTAAACGCAACGGCTCGTGATATTGCCAGCTCACTTCACGAACCGCAGACCAAGCCCAACTTAGCCCGAAAATTAAATGCGCAGCTCCGCGATGCCGTGCAGCAGGCGTTTGAAACTCGCCAAAAACTCCAGCGAGTTGAGTTAGCCGAATTTGCACGGCGGTTGAAAGGTCTGCAGGCCTCCATCGAATTGCGCGATGAAATCAGCCAGCAAATCGTCGAACGTCGCGTGGCAGAACTGCTCGACCCTAACTTGAAATGGGAAGAAACCGCAACCGTCGACAAAGATACGTCAGCCAGAGAGTTGAGCGGCAATGCCGAGAGCCAAAGCAGTATGCAACTGGAGGGAGAGTCAGCTGTGGCGGAGCGTGCTGAGACCGAAGAGGTGTCCGTTGAAGCCGCAACGCTCACTCCTGCTCCAGCCGCAGGCGGCCTAGAACAGGAGCTTGACATCCGTGGGGATTTCGTACGACCGCAGTCTCGGCTCAGGCTGGTGCTCGGAAAGTTGCCGGAAGAATTGCATGACCTCCTGGCTCAACAGGCTGAGCGTGTGCAGCAGCTTCGCGCGCATGTTCGCCGCTACGAAGCTCGCATTGCCCAAAAGGTTGATCTGGAGGAATCGCGACGCTCGTTGAGTGCGGTTCAAGACCAGCTGGAAGAGCAAACTCGGCGGCAGAAACTGGCCTGGCATGGGTTTATGGAACAGATCGAATTGCTCAGCATTGCGCTGGAGCGAGATCATGTGCGTTTGGAAAATGCGGCTGAGGAGCTTAACGAAACTAAGCAGTTGTACGACGAGGGTGTCCGAGGTCGGGACGAGTTGCGTGCTGCGGAAATCGCCTTGCTGGATGCCCGGGTCGCAATGCAAGAGTCTGAGGCATGGCTCGGACTCTACCACCATGCTGGCCAAGGATTGGATCCAGCCGAAGCCGAAGCTGACACCGAGACCGCGACCGAGACCGGAGCTGAACTTGAAACTGAAGCTGAAGTGGACGTTGTTTCAGCAGCTGACCTACAGGCTGAAGAAGAGGATTGA
- a CDS encoding sulfatase family protein: protein MNSSKILRLASVALCACIACFSSFERAGAAAPADETGSQRPNILWITIEDWSPDLSCYGTKGIHTPHVDQLAADGIRFEHAFTTSPVCSTSRSAMMTGFHQNYIRANQHREYHKQPLPHGIKPIPHLLKDVGYFTALMSYKTDCNFLPEKKEELFEGTDWNQRQPDQPFFARITFGGTHRAWKRDPMRPIDIRDVELPPYYADTPFIRRDWANGLEQMQLVDREVGALLQRLDDEGLAGNTIVFFIGDHGRCHIRGKQFLYDGGIRIPMIMRWPGKVAKGQVSDDLVMSIDICATILDAAGALSPISLHGKNLLGDAVKSRQYVFAARDKMDETHDAMRAIRSKDHKLILNLMPERPWCQFNRYKEASYPVLAEMNVLNLQGKLPPEQAAFFAPRKPEVELFDLKKDPYEVSNVADDPAYATVKQQLLAELQRWRTSVIEDQGVSEEFRAQNVFPDANPLDSVNEWVERHKSEFDFKKHGWPAWYPTRTLEQWQAARAAWEPYVFRTPEDSVKRPRLVYQDKK from the coding sequence ATGAATTCAAGCAAGATTCTCCGATTGGCGAGCGTGGCATTGTGTGCATGTATTGCATGCTTCAGTAGTTTTGAGCGTGCCGGAGCGGCTGCGCCCGCTGATGAAACTGGTTCACAACGCCCCAATATTCTGTGGATCACCATCGAAGACTGGTCGCCAGACTTGTCCTGCTATGGCACGAAGGGGATTCACACACCGCATGTCGATCAACTGGCGGCAGATGGCATTCGCTTTGAGCACGCATTCACCACTTCTCCGGTATGTTCCACATCCCGGTCCGCGATGATGACTGGCTTTCACCAAAATTACATCCGAGCCAACCAACACCGTGAGTATCACAAGCAACCACTTCCACACGGCATCAAGCCAATACCGCACCTGCTGAAGGACGTTGGCTACTTCACGGCGTTGATGAGCTATAAGACGGACTGCAATTTCCTACCCGAGAAGAAAGAAGAACTTTTCGAAGGGACCGACTGGAATCAGCGTCAGCCCGATCAACCCTTCTTTGCGCGAATAACGTTTGGTGGCACGCACCGAGCATGGAAACGCGATCCGATGCGTCCCATCGACATTCGCGACGTTGAGTTACCTCCCTACTATGCCGATACGCCGTTTATTCGTCGCGACTGGGCGAATGGCTTGGAGCAGATGCAATTGGTGGATCGTGAAGTCGGAGCGTTGCTGCAACGACTGGACGACGAGGGATTAGCTGGCAACACCATCGTGTTTTTCATCGGCGATCACGGTCGGTGCCACATTCGCGGCAAGCAGTTTCTCTACGATGGCGGGATTCGCATTCCCATGATCATGCGTTGGCCCGGCAAGGTAGCAAAGGGGCAGGTGAGCGATGATCTTGTGATGTCGATTGATATTTGCGCAACCATTTTGGATGCGGCAGGCGCATTATCACCGATCTCATTACATGGCAAAAACTTACTAGGCGACGCGGTGAAGAGCCGACAATATGTGTTCGCCGCTCGTGATAAAATGGACGAAACGCACGACGCTATGCGGGCGATTCGTTCAAAGGATCACAAGTTGATTCTCAATCTGATGCCCGAACGGCCATGGTGTCAGTTCAATCGTTACAAAGAAGCATCCTATCCCGTACTTGCCGAGATGAATGTTTTGAATTTGCAAGGGAAATTGCCCCCTGAGCAGGCTGCGTTCTTTGCCCCTAGGAAGCCTGAAGTCGAATTGTTTGATCTAAAGAAAGACCCGTATGAGGTGAGCAACGTTGCTGACGATCCGGCCTACGCAACCGTCAAACAGCAGTTGCTTGCTGAATTGCAACGCTGGCGGACGAGCGTGATTGAGGATCAAGGAGTCTCGGAGGAGTTCCGTGCGCAAAACGTCTTTCCGGATGCCAATCCGCTCGATAGCGTTAACGAATGGGTGGAAAGGCACAAGTCGGAATTTGACTTCAAGAAACATGGCTGGCCAGCTTGGTATCCGACACGCACGCTGGAGCAATGGCAGGCAGCTCGCGCGGCGTGGGAACCGTACGTTTTCCGCACGCCCGAGGATTCTGTTAAGCGTCCCAGGTTGGTCTATCAGGACAAAAAGTAG